Genomic segment of Hyalangium ruber:
TGGCCGTGGCTCCGCCGGACCGCGAGATGGGTGAAGTGCAGCGCATCATGTACGTCCACGTCCCCGCGGTGTGGGTGGCGCTGGTGGCGCTCACGCTCAACTTCATCTGCTCGGTGACGTACCTCTTCAAGCCGAGCTGGAAGACGGACTCGCTGGCCGAGGCCACCGCCGAGGTGGGCCTGCTGTTCGGCGCCGTGGGCGTGCTGCTGGGCGCCATCTGGGGCCGGCCCACCTGGGGCGTGTACTGGACGTGGGATCCGCGCCTCACCACGGCGGCCATCATGCTGGTGGCCTACATGGGCTACATGGCGCTGCGCCGCTTCGTGGAGGACCCGGAGAAGCGCGCGGTGTGGAGCGCCGTGGTGGGCATCATCGCCGCGGTGGACCTGCCCATCATCTGGTTCTCGGTGAAGTGGTGGCGCAGCCTGCACCAGGTGCAGTCCTCGCCCCGTACGGTGGACCCGGCCATGGTGACGCCGCTGCGCATCAGCGCCTTCGCCTTCCTGGCCTTCATGATCCTCTTCATCATCCACCGCTACCGCATCGCCCTGAGCGAGCGGCAGGCGGAGGTGGCCCTTCCCGACTCGCTGCCCACGGACTCGCCCGAGGCGCGTCGCACCGCGGGGGTGGCGTGATGAACGCGCTCGCATCGTTGGGAGTGCTGGCGCAGGTGGCCGCTGGAGAAGTGGGCAGCGGCCGGATCCAGGGTGGCTGGGGCTACGTCTGGGTCAGCTACGGTATCGCCTGGGGCTCTCTCGCCCTTTATTCACTGTCCCTGTGGCTGCGGCGGCCCAAAACCTCGCCCGGCATGAAGGAGTCCTGAGCCATGACGCCCGTCGCGCGTAACCGCCTCATCGCCCTGGGGGCCCTGCTGGTGGCCGGTGCCGGCCTGGCCTTCGTGGCCTTCGGCAACATCGGCGAGAACCTCGTCTACTACTGGAGCCCCCAGGAGATGCTCTCCCAGGGCGAGAAGGCCTATGGCCCCACCATCCGCCTGGGCGGAGTGGTGAAGCCCGGCTCCATCCAGTGGAACGAGGCGCACACCAGCCTGAAGTTCCACGTCACCACCGACCACAACCCGGGCTCGCCCAGCGTGCTGGTGAGCTCCACCGAGGTGCCGCCGCAGATGTTCCGCGAGGGCATCGGCGTGGTGGTGGAGGGCACCTTCGACCAGTCGCAGGTCTTCACCTCCAACCGGCTGATGGTGAACCACTCCAACGAGTACCGCGCGCCCAAGCCGGGTGAAGAGCCGCGCAAGTGGCAGGAGACCGTCTCCGAGGGCTCCACCACCGCGTCGACGACGGGGGCGAAGTGAACGCAACGATTGGATACGGGCTCGTGCTCGGGGCGCTGGTCTGCGCCACGTTCGGAGCCCTGGTGGGCCTGGTCAGCGGCATGCGCCGCAGTGAGGCCGGCTTCCCCTGGGTGATGCGCGCGGTGTGGGGCTTCTTCGCCTGTATGGCGGGCTCCAACCTGCTGATGGTCTACGCGCTGCTCAGCAACGACTTCAGCATCAAGTACGTGGCACAGGTGGGCAGCCGCGCCACGCCGACGCTCTTCAAGATCGTCTCGCTGTGGAGCGCCCTCGAGGGCTCCATCCTCTTCTGGGGCCTCATCATGGGCTCCTTCGTGCTGGCCTTCGCGCTGGCGCACCGCAACGAGCACCGGCGCTACATGTCGCTGGCGCTGGGCACCATGCTGGGCGTGGGCGTCTTCTTCGCCTTCCTCATCGCCGGTCCCGCCAACCCCTGGCACACCCTGCCGGTGGTTCCGCCGGACGGCCCGGGTCCCAACCCGCTGCTGCAGAACCACATCCTCATGGTCATCCACCCGCCCATGCTCTACCTGGGCTACGTGGGCATGACGGTGCCCTTCGGCCTGGCCGTGGCGGCGCTGCTGCGCGGGGAGATTGGCGACGCGTGGATGGCGCCCCTGCGGCGCTGGACGCTGCTGGCGTGGATGTTCCTGTCC
This window contains:
- a CDS encoding cytochrome c maturation protein CcmE, which gives rise to MTPVARNRLIALGALLVAGAGLAFVAFGNIGENLVYYWSPQEMLSQGEKAYGPTIRLGGVVKPGSIQWNEAHTSLKFHVTTDHNPGSPSVLVSSTEVPPQMFREGIGVVVEGTFDQSQVFTSNRLMVNHSNEYRAPKPGEEPRKWQETVSEGSTTASTTGAK
- the ccsA gene encoding cytochrome c biogenesis protein CcsA is translated as MGKFFRMALPPIALGLLAWGHYVGLAVAPPDREMGEVQRIMYVHVPAVWVALVALTLNFICSVTYLFKPSWKTDSLAEATAEVGLLFGAVGVLLGAIWGRPTWGVYWTWDPRLTTAAIMLVAYMGYMALRRFVEDPEKRAVWSAVVGIIAAVDLPIIWFSVKWWRSLHQVQSSPRTVDPAMVTPLRISAFAFLAFMILFIIHRYRIALSERQAEVALPDSLPTDSPEARRTAGVA